A single Cucumis melo cultivar AY chromosome 4, USDA_Cmelo_AY_1.0, whole genome shotgun sequence DNA region contains:
- the LOC103494977 gene encoding multiple organellar RNA editing factor 9, chloroplastic: MLMATNLSFSPQSLIPLQKPSLLQRVQLGHFLHLNSVSQISTARLHSGSQSRVLVRAALDSDYSSKRSSSNEQRETIMLPGCDYNHWLIVMEFPKDPAPTREQMIDTYLNTLATVLGSMEEAKKNMYAFSTTTYTGFQCTVSEETSEKFKGLPGVLWVLPDSYIDVKNKDYGGDKYINGEIIPSKYPVYEPKKRRETKYESRRYERKRDGPPPEQRKPRPQPTRTESNSG; the protein is encoded by the exons ATGCTAATGGCTACCAATCTCTCCTTTTCTCCTCAATCCCTAATTCCACTTCAAAAGCCTTCGCTCTTGCAACGCGTTCAACTCGGTCACTTCCTTCACCTCAACTCAGTGAGTCAGATTTCAACTGCTCGTCTTCATTCCGGCTCTCAATCGCGGGTTTTGGTTCGAGCTGCTTTGGATAGCGATTACTCGTCGAAGAGGAGCAGTAGCAATGAGCAGAGGGAGACGATTATGTTGCCCGGTTGTGATTATAATCATTGGCTTATTGTCATGGAGTTCCCCAAAGATCCTGCTCCAACCAGGGAACAGATGATTGATACCTACCTCAACACTCTTGCTACTGTATTGGGAAG CATGGAAGAAGCCAAGAAAAACATGTATGCTTTCAGCACCACCACCTACACTGGATTCCAATGCACAGTGTCCGAAGAAACATCCGAGAAATTCAAGG GATTACCCGGAGTTCTTTGGGTGTTGCCAGATTCTTATATAGATGTCAAGAACAAAGATTATGGAG GTGACAAGTATATAAATGGAGAGATAATTCCATCCAAATATCCAGTTTATGAACCAAAGAAACGAAGGGAAACAAAATATGAAAGTAGGAGGTATGAAAGAAAAAGGGATGGCCCTCCTCCCGAACAACGAAAGCCGAGACCACAACCAACTAGAACAGAATCAAATTCAGGATAA